A genomic window from Macaca thibetana thibetana isolate TM-01 chromosome 16, ASM2454274v1, whole genome shotgun sequence includes:
- the ERAL1 gene encoding GTPase Era, mitochondrial, with product MAAPSWRGAGLVQEVLRVWQVGPHVARERVIPFSSPLSFQRRCVSCVAGSAFSGPRLASASRNYGQGSALDHFLGFSQRDSSVTSCVPAVSMHRDEQDLLLVHHPDMPENPRVLRVVLLGAPNAGKSTLSNQLLGRKVFPVSKKVHTTRCQALGVITEKETQVILLDTPGIISPGKQKRHHLELSLLEDPWKSMESADLVVVLVDVSDKWTRNQLSPQLLRCLTKFSQIPSVLVMNKIDCLKRKSVLLELTAALTEGVVNGKKLEMRQAFHSQPGTRCPSPAVKDPNTLSVGNPQRIGWPHFKEIFMLSALSQEDVKTLKQYLLTQAQPGPWEYHSEVLTSQTPEEICANIIREKLLEHLPQEVPYNVQQKTAVWEEGPGGELVIQQKLLVPKESYMKLLIGPKGHVISQIAQEAGRDLMNIFLCDVDIHLSVKLLK from the exons ATGGCTGCCCCCAGTTGGCGCGGGGCTGGGCTTGTTCAAGAGGTGTTAAGGGTCTGGCAGGTGGGCCCTCATGTCGCGAGGGAGCGGGTGATCCCTTTTTCCTCACCCTTAAGCTTCCAACGGAGGTGCGTGTCCTGCGTTGCGGGGTCCGCTTTCTCTGGTCCCCGCTTAGCTTCGGCTTCTCGGAATTATGGCCAGGGCTCTGCCCTGGACCACTTCCTCGGATTCTCTCAGCGCGACAGTTCGGTGACTTCTTGCGTCCCCGCGGTGTCCATGCACAGAG ATGAGCAGGATCTCCTCTTGGTCCATCACCCTGATATGCCTGAGAATCCCCGGGTCCTACGAGTAGTCCTCCTGGGAGCCCCGAATGCAGGGAAGTCAACACTCTCCAACCAGCTACTGGGCCGAAAG GTGTTCCCTGTTTCCAAGAAGGTGCATACCACTCGCTGCCAAGCTCTGGGGGTCATCACAGAGAAGGAGACCCAGGTG ATTCTACTTGACACACCTGGCATTATCAGTCCTGGTAAACAGAAGAG GCATCACCTGGAGCTCTCTTTGCTGGAAGATCCATGGAAGAGCATGGAATCTGCTGATCTTG TTGTGGTTCTTGTGGATGTCTCGGACAAGTGGACACGGAACCAGCTCAGCCCTCAGTTGCTCAGGTGCTTGACCAAGTTCTCCCAGATCCCTAGTGTCCTGGTCATGAACAAG ATAGATTGTCTGAAGCGGAAGTCAGTTCTCCTGGAGCTCACGGCAGCCCTCACTGAAGGTGTGGTCAACGGCAAAAAGCTCGAGATGAGGCAGGCCTTCCACTCACAGCCTGGTACCCGTTGCCCCAGCCCAGCAGTTAAGGACCCAAACACACTATCTGTGGGAAACCCTCAGAGGATTGGCTGGCCCCACTTCAAGGAGATCTTCATGTTGTCAGCCCTAAGCCAGGAGGATGTGAAAACACTAAAG CAATACCTCCTGACACAGGCCCAGCCAGGGCCCTGGGAGTACCACAGTGAAGTCCTCACTAGCCAGACACCAGAAGAGATCTGCGCCAACATTATCCGAGAGAAACTCCTAGAGCACCTGCCTCAGGAGGTGCCTTACAATGTACAGCAG AAGACGGCAGTATGGGAGGAAGGACCGGGTGGGGAGCTGGTTATCCAACAGAAGCTTCTGGTGCCCAAAGAATCTTATATG